Proteins encoded by one window of Venturia canescens isolate UGA chromosome 2, ASM1945775v1, whole genome shotgun sequence:
- the RpLP2 gene encoding 60S acidic ribosomal protein P2, translating to MRYVAAYLLAALGGKASPTQTDIEKILSSVGIEADSEKLSKVIAELNGKSIEDLITQGREKLSSMPVGGAAPAAAAAAGGAAAPAEVQKEEEKSAKEDSDSEDDNLGFGLFD from the exons ATGCGTTACGTGGCCGCTTACCTTTTGGCTGCCCTTGGTGGCAAAGCATCACCCACCCAGACTGACATTGAAAAGATCCTGTCGTCAGTTGGTATCGAAGCAGATTCTGAAAAGCTCTCCAAAGTCATCGCTGAGCTCAATGGCAAATCCATTGAAGATCTGATCACACAAG gTCGCGAAAAGCTGTCGTCGATGCCAGTGGGTGGTGCAGCTCCAGCTgcagctgctgctgctggtggTGCCGCTGCTCCTGCAGAGGTCCAAAAAG AAGAGGAGAAGTCTGCCAAGGAAGACTCCGATTCCGAGGATGATAACTTGGGTTTCGGTCTTTTTGACTAA